AAGAAAATGGGATTCCGTTAGATTTTAAATATTTGGCTGTAATTGAAAGTGGTTTAACCCCTATTGTATCTCCTGCCGGTGCTACTGGTTTTTGGCAAATTATGAAAACTACAGGTAAACAATATGGATTAGAAATTAACACTGAAGTGGACGAAAGATACCATATTGTAAAGTCTACTCAGGCAGCCTGTAAGTATCTAAACGAAGCTTACAAAAAATTTGGAAGCTGGACTTTAGCTGCTGCTTCGTATAATATGGGAATGGGTGGTTTAAATCGTCAAATCACCAAACAAAAAGTAGATTCTTATTACGATCTAAAACTAAATACCGAGACTGGAAGATATGTTTATAGAATCATCGCTGCAAAAGAAATCTTATCAACACCAGAAAAATACGGTTTCCAGTTTAGAGAAAATCAATTATGGAATAAGATTCAAACGGAGCCTCTAACTATTGATACGAGTATTACCGATTTGGCTTCATTCTCAAAGGAAATTGGATTAAACTATAAAATTCTTAAAGAATATAACCCGTGGTTAAGATCTAATAAACTAACGCTTAAGACTGTAAAATCTTATACCATGGATATTCCAAAAAAGGAATTTTTACCATTACTTGTTCAAGAATAGACTTATATAGTGCGAGCAAAT
This genomic interval from bacterium SCSIO 12643 contains the following:
- a CDS encoding lytic transglycosylase domain-containing protein, whose amino-acid sequence is MQLFSFSKNEVVEKEEYQHSFNTDYKIYALNLPNDLVFAEERVPLQLVDVQEKLDRELLVNTYWQSNTLLYLKRAHKYFPIIEPILKENGIPLDFKYLAVIESGLTPIVSPAGATGFWQIMKTTGKQYGLEINTEVDERYHIVKSTQAACKYLNEAYKKFGSWTLAAASYNMGMGGLNRQITKQKVDSYYDLKLNTETGRYVYRIIAAKEILSTPEKYGFQFRENQLWNKIQTEPLTIDTSITDLASFSKEIGLNYKILKEYNPWLRSNKLTLKTVKSYTMDIPKKEFLPLLVQE